The region TGATCAGCTGCTTCACGTCCCAGCCGTTGTCGATGAAATCCGCAGCCAACCAATCGAGCAACTCGGGATGCGTCGGATATTCCCCCTGCATGCCGAAGTCTTCAAGCGATCGGCACAAACCGCGGCCGAAGTACAGCTTCCAGACTCGATTGACGAACACCCGCGACGTGAGGGGATGATCTTTCGCAAGAAGCCAATTGGCCAGATCAAGGCGAGTCTGCCGCTGCTCGGGTTTGGTGGGATTCTTGTTCAGAAACGACGGCACGGCGGGCTGCATCGCTTCGCCAGAATCGTCGAGCCAATTGCCGCGCGGCAGGATGCGGACCATCCGCGGCGCGGTCGACATCGAAACGAGTGTCGAAGGAAAGCTGTCGTTCAGCGACTTCTGATCGGCCTCGAGGCGGGCAACCAAATCGCGTTCGACCTTCAGCTCTGGCGCGATGCTGCGGAAGTGCGCGAACAGATTTTCCTTTTGCTGGGGCGAACGCTCGTCAGCTTCGGTCAGCAGAATCGTGGCAACTTCGGCAGGCAGGCTACTGCCGCTGAGCGTCGGTTTTTCTGCGCTCGTCAACGACAATCGCAGCCGGCCGATGTTGTGCTGGGCGTATTGCGATTGGTGGATCAGCTTTACTTGCAGCCGTTCATCAGCGGCAAGCTTCACGGGCATCGCGAATGTGAAGGCCGCCATGCGCGACTTGGCTTCTTGGTGGCCGTTGCCGGCCCAACCGGTGGCTGCGTTGCCGTCGATGGCGTTCGCGACGGGAAAGCCTTCCTGCGAGAAGTCTGCATCCGCAGCCGAGAGCTCTAGCTTCTCCGCTTTGCCGTCGGCAGCGACTTTTTCGACCTCGAACTCAGAGAGTACAAAGTTGCCATTCGCGCGCGAGAGGCTTTTGTTGGGGAACGAATCGTCGGTGAGCGCTTCGAGACGAATCGCCGTGATCTGCGGCAGGCTGCTGGTGATCGTCAGTGTGTAATTATCCTTGGCGGGATTCTTGCCGGTGCTGATGAGGGACAGATCGTCCTTCTGCGTCAGCTTCGCACCGCCGGAGGATTCTGCTTTCTCGGGATTTACGGCGACCCAGGTGTTGCCCGATTCGCGGAGCGACTCGCTCGCCGTTTGCTCCCACTTCGCGAGCGCTGCCGTCAGCTCCGACGTCGTCACGTTGTATTTCGCTCGGGTGGCGGCCAATTGTTCTTCGAGCGATTTTGCTTGTTGTTCCTGGGCAGGCGTGGGCACTTTCGTTTGTGCCTGGCGGCCGACGGCGGTTTCGCTCACATCGGCGAAGAATGCGCCGAGGCTGTAAAAATCTTTTGCGGTGAACGGATCGAACTTGTGGTTGTGGCATTCGCAGCAGCCCATCGTGCTGGCCATCCAGATGGCCGATGTATTGCGAACCCGGTCGGCGACGTACTTCGCCGTGTACTCTTTGGCTTGGGCGCCACCTTCCTCGGTTGTTTGCAACAAACGGTTGTAGCCCGAGGCGATTCGCTGTTCGTTTGTCGCACCTGGCAGCAGATCGCCCGCCAGTTGTTCACGCGTGAATTGATCGAAGGGCTTGTTCGTGTTGAACGCACGAATGACGTAATCACGATACGGCGCCAGGTCGCGATGATTATCGCTGTGATAGCCAGCCGTATCGGCAAAGCGAACTACGTCGAGCCAATAGAGGGCCATCCGTTCGCCGAAGTGCTCGGAGGCCAGCAGGCGATCGACGACTTTTTCATACGCTTGCGGCGAAGTGTCTTTCACGAACGCATCAAGTTCCTCGGGCGTGGCTGGCAGACCGGTGAGATCGAAACTGAGGCGGCGAAGGAGTGTTCGCTTGTCGGCATCGGCCGAAGGGCTCAAGCCGCGTTGCTCTTGCGCGGCGAGAATCCAGCGATCGATTTCACCGCGAGCCCAGGCGGCGTTTTTGATCGCGGGAGACGCCGGACGAGCAGGTGGCACGTATGCCCAGTGCGCGTCGTACTGCGCGCCTTCATCGATCCAGCGGCGGATGAGTTCGGCTTCTTCCGGCTTGATCGAGGGCTTCTTGCCAGCCGGCGGCGGCATGACCTGTTCGGGGTCGGTCGAGGTGATTCGTTCGTACAGACCACTTCCTTTCGCATCGCCGGGCTTGATCGCGCCTTTGAGTGCTTCGTCGCGCAGGTCGAGTCGCAAGTCGGCCTTTCGCTCGGCTTCATCGGGGCCGTGGCAGGTGAAGCAACGATGCGTGAGGAGCGGTTTGATGTCGCGTTGAAAACTAACCTTGCCGGGCGCTGCGGCAGCGAGCGCGGGCCAAAGCAGAC is a window of Anatilimnocola floriformis DNA encoding:
- a CDS encoding PSD1 and planctomycete cytochrome C domain-containing protein, translating into MQLSHRFVFVACLLWPALAAAAPGKVSFQRDIKPLLTHRCFTCHGPDEAERKADLRLDLRDEALKGAIKPGDAKGSGLYERITSTDPEQVMPPPAGKKPSIKPEEAELIRRWIDEGAQYDAHWAYVPPARPASPAIKNAAWARGEIDRWILAAQEQRGLSPSADADKRTLLRRLSFDLTGLPATPEELDAFVKDTSPQAYEKVVDRLLASEHFGERMALYWLDVVRFADTAGYHSDNHRDLAPYRDYVIRAFNTNKPFDQFTREQLAGDLLPGATNEQRIASGYNRLLQTTEEGGAQAKEYTAKYVADRVRNTSAIWMASTMGCCECHNHKFDPFTAKDFYSLGAFFADVSETAVGRQAQTKVPTPAQEQQAKSLEEQLAATRAKYNVTTSELTAALAKWEQTASESLRESGNTWVAVNPEKAESSGGAKLTQKDDLSLISTGKNPAKDNYTLTITSSLPQITAIRLEALTDDSFPNKSLSRANGNFVLSEFEVEKVAADGKAEKLELSAADADFSQEGFPVANAIDGNAATGWAGNGHQEAKSRMAAFTFAMPVKLAADERLQVKLIHQSQYAQHNIGRLRLSLTSAEKPTLSGSSLPAEVATILLTEADERSPQQKENLFAHFRSIAPELKVERDLVARLEADQKSLNDSFPSTLVSMSTAPRMVRILPRGNWLDDSGEAMQPAVPSFLNKNPTKPEQRQTRLDLANWLLAKDHPLTSRVFVNRVWKLYFGRGLCRSLEDFGMQGEYPTHPELLDWLAADFIDNGWDVKQLIKQMVMSHTYQQTSQVSAELKEKDSTNTYFTRQNRWRIEAELVRDNALAVSGLLMKKIGGASVKPYQPAGYWQYLNFPKREWQNDKGDEQYRRGLYTYWQRTFIHPSLAAFDAPSREECTVQRPVSNTPQQALVLLNDPTYVEAARALAGRIVSSGGGDLTTRLHFAYQQVVLRDPTAAEQKLLESLYEKHLAQYKSDAAAAVQIQTVGDLKPAANQDAAELAAWTSVARVLLNLHETIVRE